Proteins encoded within one genomic window of Microbacterium soli:
- a CDS encoding FHA domain-containing protein translates to MGAGGAIHRDGEVRHDVTQTFGHESDLSFVPFGADLTETESAAIAALPSGSALLLVRAGALAGARYLLDADVTTVGRHPEADIFFDDVTVSRRHAEITRAGAVFEIIDQRSLNGTYVNGERVDRSELANGYELRIGKFRMNFFASPIDLAAAND, encoded by the coding sequence ATCGGCGCCGGAGGCGCGATCCACCGCGATGGCGAGGTGCGGCACGATGTGACGCAGACGTTCGGCCACGAATCCGACCTCTCGTTCGTGCCGTTCGGTGCGGACCTGACCGAGACGGAGAGCGCCGCCATCGCAGCACTGCCCTCCGGCTCCGCGCTGCTGCTGGTGCGGGCGGGGGCCCTCGCCGGCGCGCGCTATCTGCTCGACGCCGATGTGACGACCGTGGGCCGTCACCCCGAGGCCGACATCTTCTTCGACGACGTGACGGTGTCGCGTCGTCACGCCGAGATCACCCGGGCGGGAGCGGTGTTCGAGATCATCGACCAGCGGTCCCTGAACGGCACGTACGTCAACGGCGAGCGCGTCGACCGCAGTGAACTGGCCAACGGCTACGAGCTGCGCATCGGCAAGTTCCGGATGAACTTCTTCGCCTCCCCGATCGATCTCGCTGCGGCGAACGACTGA
- a CDS encoding MerR family transcriptional regulator, which translates to MASGGAARERLAPTGLLSIGQVLARLTPQFPQLTSSKLRFLEVQGIVAPSRTESGYRKFSASDVERLRTALTLQRDHYLPLSVIREQLDEAEAKGESWSDIVPRSITPVGRRHRREELLARTGATPQLLNDAISAGLIPASETYPEQVSTLLSGLVTLARHGIEPRHLRSLRQSAEREAALIESALSTLLRRTDAASRGRAAELAPELATCIDEVRSAMVRQALERVLS; encoded by the coding sequence ATGGCATCGGGGGGTGCCGCCCGGGAGCGCTTGGCGCCCACGGGTCTTCTCAGCATCGGTCAGGTGCTCGCTCGCCTGACTCCGCAGTTCCCGCAGCTCACCTCCAGCAAGCTGCGCTTCCTCGAGGTGCAGGGCATCGTCGCACCGTCGCGGACCGAGTCCGGATACCGAAAGTTCTCTGCATCCGACGTCGAGCGTCTGCGCACGGCGCTGACCCTGCAGCGGGATCACTACCTGCCGCTCAGCGTGATCCGCGAGCAGCTCGACGAGGCGGAGGCGAAAGGGGAGAGCTGGAGTGACATCGTGCCGCGCTCCATCACTCCCGTCGGCCGTCGCCACCGGCGGGAGGAGCTGCTGGCCCGGACCGGAGCCACGCCGCAGCTGCTGAACGATGCGATCAGCGCCGGGCTCATCCCGGCATCCGAGACGTATCCGGAGCAGGTGTCCACGCTGCTTTCCGGCCTCGTGACGCTGGCACGGCACGGCATCGAGCCCCGTCATCTGCGCAGCCTGCGGCAGAGTGCGGAGCGCGAGGCGGCACTGATCGAGTCGGCGCTGTCCACGCTGCTGCGGCGCACGGATGCGGCATCGCGGGGGCGCGCGGCCGAGCTCGCCCCCGAACTGGCCACCTGCATCGATGAGGTGCGCAGCGCCATGGTGCGCCAGGCGCTGGAGCGGGTGCTTTCGTAA
- a CDS encoding MerR family transcriptional regulator: MNADELTGEPRFVTELLFTDGLPAMDDEVGYRGVVAARAAGITYRQLDYWARTELVVPTIRGASGSGSQRLYGFRDILVLKLVKRLLDTGISLQQIRTAVEQLHAAGIRDLAGTTLMSDGASVYLCTSNDEVIDLVSRGQGVFGIAVGKVLREVETTLVEFDQSAPDPIDELAARRRKRTA, encoded by the coding sequence ATGAATGCGGATGAGCTGACGGGTGAACCGCGCTTCGTGACCGAGCTCCTCTTCACCGACGGGCTGCCCGCCATGGACGACGAGGTCGGGTACCGCGGCGTCGTCGCCGCGCGGGCGGCGGGGATCACGTATCGCCAGCTCGACTACTGGGCTCGCACCGAACTGGTCGTCCCCACCATCCGCGGCGCCTCCGGATCCGGGTCGCAGCGCCTGTACGGCTTCCGTGACATCCTCGTCCTCAAGCTGGTCAAGCGCCTGCTGGACACCGGGATCTCCCTGCAGCAGATCCGCACCGCCGTCGAGCAGCTGCATGCCGCCGGCATCCGCGATCTGGCCGGGACCACGCTCATGAGCGACGGGGCCTCCGTCTACCTGTGCACCTCGAACGATGAGGTCATCGACCTCGTCAGCCGCGGCCAGGGTGTGTTCGGCATCGCCGTCGGGAAGGTGCTGCGCGAGGTGGAGACCACGCTCGTGGAGTTCGACCAGTCCGCTCCGGACCCGATCGACGAGCTCGCCGCCCGCCGCAGGAAGCGCACCGCCTGA
- a CDS encoding ParA family protein — protein sequence MHVLSVSSLKGGVGKTTVTLGLASAAFARGIRTLVVDLDPQSDVSTGMDIQIAGRLNIADVLENPKEKVVRQAITTSGWAKVHPGTIDLLIGSPSAINFDGPHPSVRDVWKLEEALATVESEYDLVLIDCAPSLNALTRTAWAASDRVMVVTEPGLFSVAAADRALRAIEEIRRGLSPRLQPLGIVVNRVRPQSIEHQFRIKELRDMFGPLVLSPQLPERTSLQQAQGAAKPLHIWPGDSAQELAADFDQLLDRIVRAGRVPVPEGGAQA from the coding sequence GTGCACGTACTCAGCGTCAGCTCCCTCAAGGGAGGCGTGGGGAAGACGACCGTCACCCTCGGTCTCGCCTCCGCCGCCTTCGCCCGCGGCATCCGCACTCTCGTCGTCGACCTCGACCCGCAGTCGGATGTGTCCACCGGCATGGACATCCAGATCGCCGGCAGGCTGAACATCGCCGACGTGCTGGAGAACCCCAAGGAGAAGGTGGTCCGTCAGGCGATCACCACCAGCGGCTGGGCGAAAGTGCACCCCGGCACGATCGATCTGCTGATCGGCAGCCCGTCGGCGATCAACTTCGACGGCCCGCACCCCAGCGTGCGCGACGTGTGGAAGCTCGAGGAGGCGCTGGCCACCGTCGAGAGCGAGTACGACCTCGTGCTCATCGACTGCGCCCCTTCCCTGAATGCGCTCACCCGCACGGCCTGGGCCGCCAGCGACCGCGTCATGGTGGTCACCGAGCCGGGCCTGTTCTCGGTGGCGGCCGCCGATCGCGCGCTGCGCGCCATCGAGGAGATCCGCCGCGGTCTCTCCCCTCGCCTGCAGCCGCTGGGCATCGTCGTCAACCGCGTGCGCCCGCAGTCCATCGAGCACCAGTTCCGCATCAAGGAGCTGCGCGACATGTTCGGCCCGCTGGTGCTCTCGCCGCAGCTGCCGGAGCGCACCTCGCTGCAGCAGGCGCAGGGGGCCGCCAAGCCGTTGCACATCTGGCCCGGTGACTCCGCTCAGGAGCTCGCTGCCGACTTCGACCAGCTCCTGGACCGGATCGTCCGCGCGGGTCGCGTGCCGGTCCCGGAGGGCGGCGCCCAGGCGTGA
- a CDS encoding pyruvate carboxylase, protein MFQKILVANRGEIAIRAFRAAYEVGARTVAVFPHEDRGSLHRLKADEAYEIGERGHPVQAYLDVDGIIAVALEAGADAIYPGYGFLSENPELAEKAAAAGLVFIGPPAHVLEMAGNKVEAKRHAIEAGVPVLASTEASDDIDALVAQSDEIGFPLFAKAVAGGGGRGMRRVETKEELAPALAEAMREAGAAFGDARMFLEQAVLRPRHIEVQILADGQGGIVHLFERDCSVQRRHQKVVEVAPAPNLDDTVRDALHRHAIAFARSIGYQNAGTVEFLLETEGPRAGQVVFIEMNPRIQVEHTVTEEVTDVDLVRAQMQIADGATLAELELEQDDIQLHGAALQCRITTEDPTQGFRPDTGKITTYRSPGGAGIRLDGGTTAAGSQINPYFDSMLSKLICRGRSFDSAVSRARRALAEFRVRGVATNIPFLQAVLDDPSFAAGDLSTSFIDERPELLRGRVSKDRGSKILNWLVDVTVNKPYGENPLVASPSQKLPVIDLGAEAPAGSRRRLQELGPEGFAAALRAQDALAVTETTFRDAHQSLLATRVRTRDLVAVAPHVARMTPQLLSVEAWGGATYDVALRFLGEDPWERLAAMRAALPNINIQMLLRGRNTVGYTPYPTAVTDAFVREAAETGVDIFRIFDALNDVSQMRPAIDAVLGTGTAVAEAALCYTGDLLDPAEDLYTLDYYLRLAEQIVAAGAHVIGIKDMAGLLRPAAAAKLVTALRERFDQPVHVHTHDTAGGQLATLLAASGAGADAVDAASAPMSGTTSQPSLSALVAALAHTERDTGIDLQAVADLEPYWEAVRRLYRPFESGLPSPTGRVYHHEIPGGQLSNLRQQAIALGLSSDFELIEDMYAAADAILGRVPKVTPSSKVVGDLALHLAAVKADPADFEANPDHYDIPDSVVAFMAGELGDLPGGWPEPFRSKVLAGRGAKAGITPITAAQQEALDGTSQERRGMLDELLFPAPTRAFRQRREEYGDLSVLDTADYLYGLVPGAEHAVEMERGVRLYVGLEAIGEVDPKGMRTVMTTLNGQLRPVSVRDRSVTVEVHEAEKADASRPGHVAAPFSGAVTLKVEEGAAVEAGEAVASIEAMKMEATITTPVGGVVERLAIGATQQVEAGDLLVVIRPEH, encoded by the coding sequence ATGTTTCAGAAGATCCTGGTAGCGAATCGTGGCGAGATCGCCATCCGCGCGTTCCGCGCGGCGTACGAGGTGGGGGCGCGCACCGTCGCGGTCTTCCCCCATGAGGATCGCGGCTCGCTGCACCGGCTCAAGGCCGACGAGGCGTACGAGATCGGTGAGAGGGGCCACCCCGTCCAGGCCTACCTCGACGTCGACGGGATCATCGCGGTCGCGCTCGAGGCCGGCGCGGATGCCATCTACCCCGGCTACGGCTTCCTCTCCGAGAACCCGGAGCTGGCGGAGAAGGCCGCCGCCGCGGGTCTCGTCTTCATCGGTCCGCCCGCGCACGTCCTGGAGATGGCCGGGAACAAGGTCGAGGCCAAGCGCCACGCCATCGAGGCCGGCGTGCCCGTGCTGGCCTCGACGGAGGCGTCCGACGACATCGACGCGCTCGTGGCGCAGTCCGACGAGATCGGCTTCCCGCTGTTCGCGAAGGCCGTCGCCGGCGGCGGCGGCCGCGGCATGCGACGGGTGGAGACGAAGGAGGAGCTGGCACCCGCACTGGCGGAGGCCATGCGCGAGGCAGGGGCGGCCTTCGGCGACGCGCGGATGTTCCTCGAGCAGGCGGTGCTGCGTCCTCGTCACATCGAGGTGCAGATCCTCGCTGACGGGCAGGGCGGCATCGTGCACCTGTTCGAGCGGGACTGCTCGGTGCAGCGACGCCACCAGAAGGTCGTCGAGGTGGCGCCCGCGCCCAACCTCGATGACACCGTGCGAGACGCCCTGCACCGTCATGCGATCGCGTTCGCGCGCTCGATCGGCTACCAGAACGCGGGGACCGTCGAGTTCCTGCTGGAGACCGAGGGTCCCCGCGCGGGGCAGGTCGTGTTCATCGAGATGAACCCGCGCATCCAGGTCGAGCACACCGTGACCGAGGAGGTCACCGACGTCGACCTCGTGCGCGCGCAGATGCAGATCGCCGACGGCGCCACCCTCGCCGAGCTCGAGCTGGAGCAGGACGACATCCAGCTCCACGGCGCGGCGCTGCAGTGCCGGATCACCACGGAGGACCCCACCCAGGGATTCCGACCGGACACCGGCAAGATCACGACCTATCGCTCGCCCGGCGGCGCGGGCATCCGTCTCGACGGCGGCACGACAGCCGCGGGATCCCAGATCAACCCCTACTTCGACTCCATGCTGTCGAAGCTGATCTGTCGAGGCCGCTCCTTCGACAGCGCCGTCTCGCGGGCGCGCAGGGCGCTGGCGGAGTTCCGGGTCCGCGGCGTCGCCACGAACATCCCGTTCCTGCAGGCGGTGCTGGACGATCCGTCCTTCGCCGCGGGCGACCTGTCGACGTCCTTCATCGACGAGCGACCGGAGCTGCTGCGCGGACGGGTGTCGAAGGACCGTGGCTCGAAGATCCTCAACTGGCTCGTCGACGTCACGGTCAACAAGCCGTACGGCGAGAACCCGCTCGTGGCGTCCCCGTCGCAGAAGCTGCCGGTGATCGACCTCGGTGCCGAAGCACCCGCAGGGTCCCGCCGGCGACTTCAGGAGCTCGGCCCCGAGGGGTTCGCCGCCGCGCTGCGCGCGCAGGACGCCCTCGCCGTCACCGAGACGACGTTCCGCGACGCGCACCAGTCCCTGCTGGCCACGCGCGTGCGCACGAGGGATCTCGTCGCCGTCGCTCCGCACGTGGCCCGCATGACGCCGCAGCTGCTGTCGGTGGAGGCCTGGGGCGGCGCGACCTACGACGTCGCGCTCCGCTTCCTCGGCGAGGACCCGTGGGAGCGGCTGGCAGCGATGCGCGCCGCGCTGCCGAACATCAACATCCAGATGCTGCTGCGCGGCCGCAACACCGTGGGCTACACGCCGTACCCGACGGCCGTCACGGATGCCTTCGTGCGCGAGGCCGCCGAGACCGGAGTGGACATCTTCCGCATCTTCGACGCCCTCAACGACGTGTCGCAGATGCGCCCCGCCATCGATGCGGTGCTGGGCACCGGCACGGCCGTGGCCGAGGCCGCGCTGTGCTACACCGGTGATCTGCTGGACCCCGCCGAGGACCTGTACACCCTGGACTACTACCTGCGCCTCGCGGAGCAGATCGTCGCGGCCGGCGCGCATGTCATCGGCATCAAGGACATGGCGGGTCTGCTGCGCCCCGCGGCGGCGGCGAAGCTCGTCACGGCGCTGCGGGAGCGCTTCGATCAGCCCGTGCACGTGCACACCCATGACACGGCGGGCGGTCAGCTGGCGACCCTGCTCGCGGCGAGCGGGGCCGGAGCGGATGCCGTGGACGCGGCCTCCGCGCCGATGTCGGGCACCACCAGCCAGCCGTCGCTGTCGGCTCTGGTCGCCGCCCTCGCGCACACCGAGCGCGACACCGGCATCGATCTGCAGGCGGTCGCCGACCTGGAACCGTACTGGGAGGCGGTGCGCCGACTGTACCGGCCGTTCGAGTCCGGTCTGCCCAGTCCCACCGGCCGCGTGTACCACCACGAGATCCCCGGTGGGCAGCTGTCGAATCTGCGTCAGCAGGCGATCGCCCTGGGCCTGTCCTCCGACTTCGAGCTCATCGAGGACATGTACGCCGCGGCGGATGCCATCCTCGGCCGAGTGCCCAAGGTGACCCCGTCCTCGAAGGTGGTCGGCGATCTCGCCCTGCACCTGGCAGCCGTGAAGGCGGATCCGGCGGACTTCGAGGCCAACCCCGATCACTACGACATCCCCGACTCCGTCGTGGCGTTCATGGCCGGCGAACTGGGCGATCTGCCCGGTGGGTGGCCCGAGCCGTTCCGCAGCAAGGTGCTCGCCGGACGCGGCGCGAAGGCCGGCATCACCCCGATCACGGCCGCGCAGCAGGAGGCGCTCGACGGTACGTCGCAGGAACGGCGCGGCATGCTCGACGAGCTGCTGTTCCCCGCTCCGACCAGGGCCTTCCGTCAGCGCCGTGAGGAGTACGGTGATCTGTCGGTGCTGGACACCGCCGACTACCTGTACGGGCTGGTCCCCGGCGCCGAGCATGCCGTGGAGATGGAGCGCGGCGTGCGGCTGTACGTCGGTCTCGAGGCCATCGGCGAAGTCGATCCGAAGGGCATGCGCACCGTGATGACCACGCTGAACGGGCAGCTGCGCCCGGTGTCGGTGCGCGACAGGTCGGTCACCGTCGAGGTGCACGAGGCGGAGAAGGCCGACGCCTCCAGGCCCGGGCACGTCGCTGCTCCGTTCTCCGGCGCGGTGACTCTGAAGGTCGAGGAGGGGGCCGCCGTCGAGGCGGGCGAGGCCGTCGCCTCCATCGAGGCGATGAAGATGGAGGCGACCATCACGACACCCGTCGGGGGCGTCGTGGAGCGCCTTGCGATCGGTGCGACCCAGCAGGTCGAGGCCGGTGATCTTTTGGTCGTCATCCGTCCCGAGCACTAA
- a CDS encoding AAA family ATPase has product MTPKNTVDPEGDDSLGVLDDTASSDTIPIGPLGSTEQVSVTLPTGGEDDDLVDDEVVGGEVVADLIIDTSAVADEDTVARISRETPEIVIELPAEDLPQAAPAEPEPVIEVEPETAPMTESARSVDPAPSAIVDAEVVPATDAVPTSAGSTSSAGGRPTATSRPTRKPATKARAKASAGESAQRKADARPGADAARKSDDGAVPTAVVGSREAAEPVSAVASAAAARTDAGPEPTSDENPPEGSELAQLESVVAATKASLREAMSPTRPDPRNEARPVTTGIEEENSPVHTEDAASAGRPATDADHPTPAPVRAASELTLTAKRLDDLGDSGRESADLLTADRLLDPSRLSRPEPEGAWSHLLYTLSRGRINIGDGRRARERKALTARIAAPMTGDARFVPVLSRKGGVGKTTVTVLLGMALADAREDRVIAVDANPDRGTLAERVGGSHTRSVRDLVRAQHDIRGFHDISALVARDHTRLDVLASDADPRVSEAFGDADYRDVAAVAAQYYSLVLTDSGTGIVHSVMGATLDLADRIIVVSGLSVDEARLASETLTWLESNGYAQLARDAIVVLNQSTPGMPLVRLGELESHFSTRAAQVLRIPYDPQIAGGGPIHYAGLRPETRLAAREIAAALVEGLRAKAA; this is encoded by the coding sequence GTGACGCCGAAGAACACCGTGGACCCCGAGGGGGATGATTCGCTGGGCGTGCTCGATGACACCGCGTCGTCGGACACCATCCCGATCGGACCGCTCGGCAGCACCGAGCAGGTCAGCGTGACGCTGCCGACGGGCGGTGAGGACGACGATCTCGTGGACGACGAAGTGGTCGGCGGCGAGGTCGTCGCCGACCTCATCATCGACACCTCGGCGGTCGCCGACGAGGACACGGTCGCCCGGATCAGCCGGGAGACGCCGGAGATCGTCATCGAGCTGCCGGCGGAGGATCTGCCGCAGGCGGCCCCGGCTGAGCCGGAACCCGTCATCGAGGTCGAGCCGGAGACCGCACCCATGACGGAGAGTGCCCGCTCCGTGGACCCGGCCCCGTCCGCCATCGTGGACGCGGAGGTGGTCCCCGCGACCGATGCGGTGCCGACGTCGGCCGGGTCGACGTCCTCGGCGGGTGGCAGGCCGACGGCGACGTCGAGACCGACGAGGAAGCCGGCGACGAAGGCGAGGGCGAAGGCGTCCGCAGGGGAGTCCGCGCAGCGGAAGGCGGACGCACGCCCTGGGGCGGACGCCGCACGAAAGTCGGACGACGGCGCGGTGCCGACCGCCGTCGTCGGGTCGCGGGAGGCCGCGGAGCCGGTGTCGGCCGTCGCATCGGCCGCCGCAGCGCGCACGGATGCCGGTCCTGAGCCCACGAGCGACGAGAACCCTCCCGAGGGGTCGGAGCTCGCGCAGCTGGAATCCGTGGTCGCCGCTACCAAGGCCTCGCTCCGCGAGGCCATGTCCCCGACCCGACCCGACCCGAGGAACGAAGCACGGCCCGTCACGACGGGCATCGAAGAGGAGAACAGCCCCGTGCACACCGAGGACGCCGCTTCCGCTGGCCGCCCCGCGACCGACGCCGACCACCCGACGCCCGCGCCGGTGCGAGCGGCCTCGGAGCTGACGCTCACCGCCAAGCGACTCGACGATCTGGGCGACTCGGGCAGGGAGAGCGCCGACCTCCTCACCGCTGACCGGCTGCTCGACCCGTCCCGCCTCTCGCGGCCCGAGCCGGAGGGCGCGTGGAGTCACCTGCTGTACACGCTCTCGCGCGGCAGGATCAACATCGGTGACGGGCGCAGGGCGCGCGAGCGCAAAGCGCTCACCGCACGGATCGCGGCACCGATGACCGGCGACGCGCGGTTCGTGCCGGTGCTCTCCCGCAAGGGCGGTGTCGGCAAGACCACGGTGACGGTGCTGCTGGGAATGGCTCTGGCCGATGCCAGGGAGGACCGCGTGATCGCCGTGGACGCCAACCCCGACCGGGGCACGCTCGCCGAGCGCGTCGGCGGCAGCCACACCAGATCCGTGCGCGACCTGGTGCGCGCCCAGCATGACATCCGCGGATTCCATGACATCTCCGCACTCGTGGCTCGTGACCACACGCGTCTGGACGTGCTGGCGTCGGATGCCGACCCTCGTGTCTCGGAGGCGTTCGGCGACGCGGACTACCGGGACGTGGCGGCGGTGGCCGCACAGTACTACTCGCTCGTGCTCACCGACTCCGGCACGGGCATCGTGCACTCGGTGATGGGCGCCACGCTGGACCTCGCCGATCGGATCATCGTCGTCTCCGGCCTCAGCGTGGACGAGGCGCGCCTGGCATCCGAGACGCTGACATGGCTGGAGAGCAACGGGTACGCGCAGCTCGCGCGCGATGCGATCGTCGTGCTGAACCAGTCCACGCCGGGGATGCCGCTCGTTCGTCTCGGTGAGCTCGAGTCGCATTTCTCCACGCGTGCCGCACAGGTGCTGCGCATTCCGTACGATCCGCAGATCGCCGGCGGCGGACCCATCCACTATGCCGGCCTGCGGCCGGAGACTCGGCTCGCCGCCCGCGAGATCGCCGCCGCGCTCGTCGAGGGCCTGCGGGCGAAGGCCGCCTGA
- a CDS encoding peptide deformylase yields the protein MAVREIRLYGDPVLRERCATIDGIDDGVRALVADLLDTVALPGRAGVAANQIGVALRAFSYNIDGDIGYVLNPVLTEVRGEPELVGEGCLSVPGLWHDTPRHPWARVEGIDLDGEPVVLEGEGLLAQALQHETDHLDGMVYLGRLQGETRKLAMRQVRESDWF from the coding sequence ATGGCCGTTCGTGAGATCCGGCTGTACGGCGACCCCGTGCTGCGCGAGAGGTGCGCGACCATCGACGGCATCGACGACGGCGTGCGCGCGCTGGTCGCAGATCTCCTCGACACCGTCGCACTGCCCGGCCGCGCAGGAGTGGCGGCGAACCAGATCGGCGTCGCGCTGCGCGCGTTCAGCTACAATATCGACGGCGACATCGGCTATGTCCTCAACCCCGTGCTCACCGAGGTGCGCGGCGAGCCGGAGCTCGTCGGCGAGGGATGCCTGTCGGTGCCCGGGCTCTGGCACGACACGCCGCGGCATCCATGGGCTCGTGTGGAGGGGATCGATCTGGACGGCGAGCCGGTCGTGCTGGAGGGCGAGGGGCTGCTGGCTCAGGCGCTGCAGCACGAGACCGACCATCTGGACGGCATGGTGTACCTGGGCCGACTGCAGGGCGAGACCCGCAAGCTGGCGATGCGCCAGGTGCGGGAGAGCGACTGGTTCTGA
- a CDS encoding long-chain fatty acid--CoA ligase — protein sequence MVQFEVPALVPADPQANTSDLLAIRVQQTPDLALFSVPEGDGWRDVTAKDFETAVIALAKGFTAAGIQPGEKVGFLASTTYEWTLVDFALFYAGAVMVPIYETSSPSQIQWIMEDSGAIALIVESPEHFARVDEVRGDLPLLREVWQMHLGAIDTLTAQGADVEDAEIERRRRIAVGSDIATLIYTSGSTGRPKGCVLTHSNFVELSRNSAKALEEVVTMPGASTLLFITTAHVFARFISVLGIHAGVRTGHQPDTKQLLPALGSFKPTFLLAVPRVFEKVYNSAEQKAEAGGRGKIFRAAAAVAVERSTLLEQGRKVPLGLRVKFALFDKLVYGKLREAMGGNVKYAVSGSAPLGARLGHFFHSLGVVILEGYGLTETTAPATVNLADKSKIGTVGPALPGVGLRLADDGEIEIRGINVFKEYWNNPEATAAAFDDGWFRTGDLGTFDSEGFLTITGRKKEIIVTAGGKNVSPAQLEDPIRSNPIVGQVVVLGDQKPFISALITLDSEMLPTWLTNNGLPGDMSLAEASTNAAVREEVQRAIDRANKTVSRAESIRKFTILPVEWTEASGHLTPKLSIKRNVILQDFADEIAEIYEAPAHTTTTPLG from the coding sequence GTGGTCCAGTTCGAAGTTCCCGCCCTCGTCCCCGCCGACCCCCAGGCCAACACTTCTGATCTGCTCGCCATCCGCGTGCAGCAGACCCCGGACCTCGCTCTGTTCTCCGTTCCCGAGGGGGACGGCTGGCGCGACGTCACGGCCAAGGACTTCGAGACGGCGGTGATCGCCCTCGCGAAGGGCTTCACCGCCGCGGGCATCCAGCCCGGTGAGAAGGTCGGCTTCCTCGCGAGCACCACCTACGAGTGGACGCTCGTCGACTTCGCCCTCTTCTACGCCGGCGCGGTGATGGTGCCCATCTACGAGACCAGCTCCCCCTCGCAGATCCAATGGATCATGGAGGACTCCGGTGCCATCGCGCTCATCGTGGAGTCGCCCGAGCATTTCGCCCGCGTGGACGAGGTGCGCGGCGACCTGCCTCTGCTGCGCGAGGTGTGGCAGATGCACCTCGGCGCCATCGACACTCTCACCGCCCAGGGCGCCGACGTGGAGGATGCCGAGATCGAGCGCCGCCGCAGGATCGCGGTGGGCTCCGACATCGCGACCCTCATCTACACCTCGGGCTCGACGGGCCGCCCCAAGGGCTGCGTGCTCACGCACAGCAACTTCGTGGAGCTGTCCCGCAACTCCGCCAAGGCGCTGGAGGAGGTCGTCACGATGCCGGGCGCGTCGACCCTGCTGTTCATCACCACCGCGCACGTGTTCGCACGGTTCATCTCCGTCCTCGGCATCCACGCGGGCGTGCGGACGGGCCACCAGCCCGACACGAAGCAGCTGCTGCCCGCTCTCGGCTCCTTCAAGCCCACCTTCCTCCTGGCCGTTCCCCGCGTGTTCGAGAAGGTCTACAACTCCGCGGAGCAGAAGGCCGAGGCCGGAGGCAGGGGCAAGATCTTCCGCGCCGCGGCGGCCGTCGCCGTCGAGCGCTCCACCCTCCTCGAACAGGGCAGGAAGGTGCCGCTCGGGCTGCGGGTGAAGTTCGCGCTGTTCGACAAGCTCGTCTACGGCAAGCTGCGTGAAGCGATGGGAGGCAACGTCAAGTACGCCGTCTCCGGCTCCGCGCCTCTGGGCGCGCGCCTGGGCCATTTCTTCCACAGTCTCGGCGTGGTGATCCTGGAGGGCTACGGGCTCACCGAGACCACCGCCCCCGCGACGGTGAACCTCGCCGACAAGTCCAAGATCGGCACGGTCGGTCCCGCCCTTCCCGGCGTCGGCCTCCGGCTCGCCGACGACGGCGAGATCGAGATCAGGGGCATCAACGTCTTCAAGGAGTACTGGAACAACCCGGAGGCGACGGCGGCGGCCTTCGACGACGGATGGTTCCGCACGGGCGACCTGGGCACCTTCGACTCCGAGGGGTTCCTCACGATCACCGGCCGCAAGAAGGAGATCATCGTGACGGCGGGAGGCAAGAACGTCTCCCCCGCTCAGCTGGAGGATCCGATCCGCTCCAACCCGATCGTCGGCCAGGTCGTCGTGCTGGGCGATCAGAAGCCGTTCATCTCAGCGCTCATCACGCTCGACTCCGAGATGCTGCCGACGTGGCTGACCAACAACGGCCTCCCCGGGGACATGTCGCTGGCCGAGGCCAGCACGAACGCGGCGGTCCGCGAGGAGGTGCAGCGCGCCATCGACCGGGCGAACAAGACGGTCTCGCGCGCCGAGTCCATCCGCAAGTTCACGATCCTCCCCGTCGAGTGGACCGAGGCCAGCGGGCATCTCACGCCGAAGCTGTCGATCAAGCGCAACGTGATCCTGCAGGACTTCGCCGACGAGATCGCCGAGATCTACGAGGCGCCCGCGCACACCACGACGACACCGCTGGGCTGA
- a CDS encoding lysophospholipid acyltransferase family protein gives MFYWLMKYVVIGPLVKAVFRPWIVGRDNVPASGPAILASNHLSFADSIFLPLLIDRPMSFLAKSDYFTGRGLKGWATKVFMKATGQIPIDRSGGKASEASLNTGLQILGRGDLLGIYPEGTRSPDGKLYRGRTGLARMALEAKVPVVPVVMVDTDAVMPIGTRIPNVMRVGVVIGEPLDFSRYAGMENDRYILRSVTDEIMIALQRLGEQEYDDVYASTVKDRLPKSAVRR, from the coding sequence ATGTTCTACTGGCTGATGAAGTACGTCGTGATCGGACCGCTGGTCAAGGCGGTCTTCCGACCCTGGATCGTGGGGCGCGACAACGTCCCCGCCTCCGGCCCGGCCATCCTGGCGAGCAATCACCTCTCCTTCGCCGACTCGATCTTCCTGCCGCTGCTGATCGACCGGCCCATGTCGTTCCTCGCCAAGAGCGACTACTTCACCGGCCGCGGGCTGAAGGGCTGGGCGACCAAGGTCTTCATGAAGGCGACCGGTCAGATCCCCATCGACCGGTCCGGCGGCAAGGCGTCCGAGGCCTCCCTGAACACGGGGCTGCAGATCCTGGGCCGTGGAGACCTGCTGGGCATCTACCCGGAGGGCACCCGCAGCCCCGACGGCAAGCTGTACCGGGGAAGGACGGGGCTCGCGAGGATGGCACTGGAGGCCAAGGTGCCGGTCGTCCCCGTCGTCATGGTGGACACGGATGCCGTGATGCCGATCGGCACGCGCATCCCGAACGTCATGCGGGTCGGCGTGGTCATCGGGGAGCCGCTGGACTTCTCCCGGTACGCGGGCATGGAGAACGACCGCTACATCCTGCGCTCCGTCACGGACGAGATCATGATCGCACTGCAGCGCCTGGGTGAGCAGGAGTACGACGACGTGTACGCGTCCACGGTGAAGGATCGACTGCCCAAGTCCGCCGTCCGCCGCTGA